The Nocardia sp. NBC_00508 nucleotide sequence ATAACCAGATTTGTGTGCAGCAGCCGGTGCTCGACGCGGACCCACGCGCTCGCCCGGGCGCGCATGCGCTGTGCGAACGCCGATTCCGGCAGCAGTGCGAGCAGTCCGGCCGCGGTGCGGCGCACGTCCGCGCGCCGGTCGTCCAGCGCCGTCTCCAGCAGTGGTTCATCCGCCGGATCGAGTCCGTCGGCGAGCACGGCGAGCAGTTCGGTCTTGATCGGACCGGATTCTTTCGGCCACGCCGCCGCGAGCTGTGCCCTGGCCGCGTCCGGGTCGTCGCGCCGGAGCCGTGCGAGCCAGTCGCGCCGCTCAGGCGGCTGCCCGAACTGCCAGATATCCGCGGAAGCGGTGGGCTGCCGCACCAGAGCGCGCCATTCCGGATGCTGCGCCGCCAGCCAGCTGCCGCGCGCGCCCGCCAAGCGCAGCAGCGGTTCGCGCAGGGAGGCGTTGATCTTCGCGTGCTCGAGCAGTTGCTCGCACAGCGCGTCCGGGGCCCGATAGTCCTGCGGAGCCGCCGCGTCGAACCACTCGGGGAGGAAAGCCGAGCGCTCCCGCAACATCCGCGCCAGACGCGCCGCCGCCGGGCGCGGCAGCAGCCGCCGGGCGTCGTCGGCCGCGGGCTCGGGTGCGGTCGCGGTGGCGGGCGCGACCCCGCCGCGGGTGAAGAGGTCCTGGAGAGCGGCGGATTCGAGAAGCCGAAAGGCTGGGTCGGCGGATAACCGTTCCACCGCTCGCGCTATCGAAGGCGCCAGCGCGGCGCGATCCGGTGTCCGGCGCGCGGTGCCCAGCAGGGCTGCGGAGGTCAGATCCGCGCTCGTGGATTGCCCGGCGGGAGATCGCGGCACGTCGTGTCCGAGCAGGTCGGCGCGCGCCAGGTCGATCACCTCCGCTGTGGCGAACACCGAAATCGGTGCCAGCCCGTCGGCGTTCCACTCGCCGAGCACCGTCACGGGATGTCCACCGGAGACGGCGAGCAGCGTCCACGGGTCCTCGGTGGCTCGGATCGGCAGCGCTGTGCCATCGGATTCGGTGACATACCAGCGCTGGTCGGTCCGCGCGGGCACCACGTCGACCAGCAGCATCGGCCAGGACCGCAGCCATGGATCGGCGCCGAGCGCCGCGGCGTGATCGGCCAGCGCGGCAGCGATCGTGGCGGGCCGATCGGCGGCGGGCAGCGTGGTGAAGAATTCGGCGGGGCCGTGCCGTTCGCCCCAGAGCGCCCGCAGCGGCGCGGCGCCCGGATAGAAATGCACCTCGGCGTCGGCCAGTTGCCCGAGTGCGGGAAGGTCGGCGGGGAAGCTCGGGGAACCGAAGGAATGGTCGACGATCAACGCCCAGCGCCTGGTCGCGCGCCCGTACAGCCAGGTGCGCCGGGTGTAGAGGCGCTCCTCCTCGGTGATCCGGAGGCCGAACACCATCCATCGGTCCCGCACGGGCGGTTCGGTGCGCACCGCCTCGGCCGGGTTCGGGTAGCCGATGTGGGTGCGAATGCTGGCCCGCAGCGCGGGCGGCGCCGCGTCGAGCTGCCGGTGCGCGGCGACCAGCAGGTGCATCCGCGCGTACTCGCGCAGCACGACGTCGGGCCAGTCGGTCCTGGTGGCTGTGATAGCCGGCAGCTGGCGCAGGGCCGAGGCGAGGCCGGGGGCTTGCGCGTCGACCATTCTGGCGGCGATGCCCTCGAACGCGCGGAACGAGCGGTCGCTCTGCGCGAGCCCGGTGCGGACCTGATCACCGAGCCAGACGTCGAGTTCCTCCAGCCCAGCGGTCACGCGCACGCCGCGCTGCTCGGCAGTCGCCGGGTTAGGGGTGCGGGACCGGCCCGCGGAGGTGGAACGCGCCGCGCGGCCGCCGATCCAGGACGCCGCGTAGTCCGCGACCTGCGCGACGGCCGGAACCTCACCCGCGGCCCAGCACAGCAACAGCGACAGCGCGTGTTTGCACGGGAACTTGCGACTCGGGCAGGAGCATCGATACGCGGGCCCCGACAGATCGACGATCGTCTGATATGGGGTGGCGCCGCTGCCCTGGCAACGCCCCCAGAGCGCGTCACCGTGCTGCCCGCTCTCGCGCCAGCGGCCCACCAGCTTGCGTGCCGCCGACAGCGAGCTCGCGTCCGGCGCCAGCGCCGCGACCTGGTCTTCGGTCCACGGCGTCGTCATCGGACGGCTCCAGCTCGGTGGTGGCTCATCGCCTTCCTTCATTACTCGGTTGACCGGATTTCTACCGCAGCGCACCGACAGGTGCCGCGAGCGGTGCCACGTCGCGCGGAACCGCTTGTCTCGGTGCCGCATTCGCCGGCAGGACAAATGTTGCGCCGGATGATGTGCTCTGGCATCCTGTCCTGTTCGGCTCGACCGAGCCACCCGGACGGGTGAAGACACCATCGAGCTGCCCGCCGGGGTTGGCGCGAGGGGTGGACATCGAGGCACGGCGCAGGCGTTTCGATGACCATATCCATCCCCGCGGGCAGATTCGCACCGCATGGTGGGCGATTCGGGCGCGATCGGGTAGCGTTTCGCACAGCTTCGACAAGGCGCCGCGCACGGGGTCGGAGGACGTGTGGCGGCTCGATGGTGGAGGGGTTTTCGCATGCGCATGGATCCCGATGCCGTCCAGGCCGGCGGTCCTTCCGATGCGCCGCCCCGGCTATCGGATGTGGTGACCAGGCGTCTCGCCGAGGACCCCGCGGTGACCCCTTCGGTCACGCGCAGCGTGCTGCGCGCCCTCGGGCCAGCCGAATTCGATGACGCGGCAAAGGCATTCGAGCACTCCGGAATCTTCTTGAACGCGATTCGCGTGCGCGGCTTCCGCGGTATCGGGCCGGAGACGACGCTGCAGCTGCCGCCCGGTCCCGGTCTCACCCTCGTGGTCGGCCGCAACGGCAGCGGCAAATCCAGTTTCGCCGAGGCCGCCGAATTGGCTCTGACCGGCGGGAACCGTCGCTGGGACGGTCGTTCGGCGGCCTGGCGGGAAGGGTGGCGCAACCTGCACGACGGAGCGGCGGCCCGCATCGAACTGGAGCTGCTCACGGCGGGCGACGCGCCGCAGCTGACCATCGCCAAAGAATGGGCCGCCGACGCTGACCTGTCCGACGCGCAGTGGACCCAGCGGTATGCACCCGGCCCGCCAACGGAATTCCACACCGATCGGTGGGCGGCACAGCTCGAGCTCTACCGCCCGTTCCTGTCCTACAGCGAACTCGGCGCGCTGGTCGACGGCAAGCCGAGCGACCTGTTCGACGCGCTGCACCAGCTGCTCGGGCTGGACGAGCTCACCCTGGCGCAGGAACGGATCCGGATGCGGCGCTTGGAGCTGGAACGTGCCGTCCGGGATTCGCGTCAGGAACGATTGGAACTGCTCGAGCTGCTCGCCTCGGTCGCCGACGACCGGGCGGTGCGGGTGGCCGGTCTGCTGCGTCCGGCTCAGCCGGATCTCGCCGCCATCGGCCGAGAGGTGCTCGGTTCGGTGGACGACCCCGCCGGACGGGACGGCCTGCGGGCGATCGTGCGGCTCGCGTTGCCCGCCGACGCGGAAGTGCAGGCAGTGGCGACCCGTCTGGAGACCTGGGGCTCGGCCCTCGCCAAAGGCGCCACCGCCGACGCCGAGGCCGATCTGCGCGTGCTCGAGCTGCTGCGCAAGGCGCGGGAGCACCAGGCGGCGAGCGGGACCTGTCCGTGCCCGGTGTGCGGCCGCGGCGCGCTCGACGAGAACTGGGCGCGCGACACCGACTCCGCCATAGAGCGTCTCGCCGCCCGTGTCGACGCGCTCACCACCGCGCGAATCGAGTTCGGCAACGCCGTGCGGGCCGCGCGGTCTCTCCCGGAACTCGTCCCGGCCGAATTGGATTTCGATCCGCGCAATCCGCCGTCCGTGGATACCGCGGCGGTGCGCGA carries:
- a CDS encoding AAA family ATPase; amino-acid sequence: MRMDPDAVQAGGPSDAPPRLSDVVTRRLAEDPAVTPSVTRSVLRALGPAEFDDAAKAFEHSGIFLNAIRVRGFRGIGPETTLQLPPGPGLTLVVGRNGSGKSSFAEAAELALTGGNRRWDGRSAAWREGWRNLHDGAAARIELELLTAGDAPQLTIAKEWAADADLSDAQWTQRYAPGPPTEFHTDRWAAQLELYRPFLSYSELGALVDGKPSDLFDALHQLLGLDELTLAQERIRMRRLELERAVRDSRQERLELLELLASVADDRAVRVAGLLRPAQPDLAAIGREVLGSVDDPAGRDGLRAIVRLALPADAEVQAVATRLETWGSALAKGATADAEADLRVLELLRKAREHQAASGTCPCPVCGRGALDENWARDTDSAIERLAARVDALTTARIEFGNAVRAARSLPELVPAELDFDPRNPPSVDTAAVREAWADWAALTTTDYTPALPGRLRSAHARLVDELDLLQQGTRKELDRLDEVWTPLVPRIANWLEGAREVAAYAPELRTVKKAEDWLKSATAGLRGERMTPLETTARWVWRTLRQQSNVELGAIRLQGNAGTARRVLLDVTVDEVDGAALGVMSQGELHALGLSLFLPRATVEESPFRFVMIDDPVQAMDPAKVDGLAQVLATVAWSRQVVVFTHDERLAEAVRRMQLDATVLEVQRRDRSVVEVRVSSDPIRRYLDDARALVRTPQLPAAIADELVATCCRSAVEAASLARARRTLLAAGMNHREVERHIDGAHSTRAKVALAVFGVGSKVDDLNKNLIAREGRWVVDALRDATAGAHVPIGRDMRELIGETEKFVAWLAR
- a CDS encoding SWIM zinc finger family protein — translated: MTTPWTEDQVAALAPDASSLSAARKLVGRWRESGQHGDALWGRCQGSGATPYQTIVDLSGPAYRCSCPSRKFPCKHALSLLLCWAAGEVPAVAQVADYAASWIGGRAARSTSAGRSRTPNPATAEQRGVRVTAGLEELDVWLGDQVRTGLAQSDRSFRAFEGIAARMVDAQAPGLASALRQLPAITATRTDWPDVVLREYARMHLLVAAHRQLDAAPPALRASIRTHIGYPNPAEAVRTEPPVRDRWMVFGLRITEEERLYTRRTWLYGRATRRWALIVDHSFGSPSFPADLPALGQLADAEVHFYPGAAPLRALWGERHGPAEFFTTLPAADRPATIAAALADHAAALGADPWLRSWPMLLVDVVPARTDQRWYVTESDGTALPIRATEDPWTLLAVSGGHPVTVLGEWNADGLAPISVFATAEVIDLARADLLGHDVPRSPAGQSTSADLTSAALLGTARRTPDRAALAPSIARAVERLSADPAFRLLESAALQDLFTRGGVAPATATAPEPAADDARRLLPRPAAARLARMLRERSAFLPEWFDAAAPQDYRAPDALCEQLLEHAKINASLREPLLRLAGARGSWLAAQHPEWRALVRQPTASADIWQFGQPPERRDWLARLRRDDPDAARAQLAAAWPKESGPIKTELLAVLADGLDPADEPLLETALDDRRADVRRTAAGLLALLPESAFAQRMRARASAWVRVEHRLLHTNLVIALADTLDAATQRDGITDRTVEFAYRWNGTPDVPAAWLRQMVAATPLPHWTDLLGSPEQAVRATIEDRFRQPVFDGWVDAALAQRDSAWARALFEAGVPTDLAMLRRRELFALLPLPDRTAHLGRLDGSWLSEIEALLPAMGHPWPEALAQHVVLLLFERARAAARRPDAHGVSPNAHRSLLASAAVHLPVPAAATLSSVARRCDDPAWERAFDQLAHDLNHRSMMLEELQ